A region from the Streptomyces sp. 3214.6 genome encodes:
- a CDS encoding cysteine hydrolase family protein, with the protein MEQPEDATGLALVVIDMINTYEHEDAELLVPSVRRIVPVLAELIARAREADVPVIYANDNFGLWRSHHGELVAAALSRPHADLIEPIRPDDASLFVVKARHSVFHETPLAYLLWRLGVEDVVLSGQVTEQCVLYSALDAHIRHLGVTIPRDAVASIHPGLGSAALEMMERNMDARITTAKEIDFSENALLQSSRPGTRERQ; encoded by the coding sequence GTGGAGCAGCCCGAGGACGCGACGGGGCTCGCTCTCGTCGTGATCGACATGATCAACACATACGAGCACGAGGACGCCGAGCTCCTCGTGCCGTCCGTCCGGCGGATCGTGCCCGTCCTGGCGGAGCTGATCGCCCGGGCCCGCGAGGCGGACGTGCCGGTGATCTACGCGAACGACAACTTCGGGCTGTGGCGCTCCCACCACGGTGAACTCGTGGCCGCCGCGCTGTCCCGGCCGCACGCCGACCTGATCGAGCCGATCCGCCCCGACGACGCGTCGCTGTTCGTGGTGAAGGCCCGCCATTCCGTCTTCCACGAGACGCCCCTGGCCTATCTCCTGTGGCGCCTGGGCGTCGAGGACGTGGTGCTGAGCGGCCAGGTCACCGAGCAGTGTGTCCTGTACTCCGCCCTGGACGCGCACATCCGCCACCTGGGGGTCACGATCCCCAGGGACGCCGTGGCCTCCATCCATCCCGGGCTGGGATCCGCCGCCCTGGAAATGATGGAGCGCAACATGGACGCCCGGATCACCACCGCGAAGGAGATCGACTTCTCGGAAAACGCACTCTTGCAGTCCTCCAGGCCGGGTACCCGGGAGCGGCAGTAG
- a CDS encoding SRPBCC family protein, which produces MSTVKEAVDVEVPVHTAYNQWTQFEEFPKFMEGVEEVRQLDDRHNHWTTRIGGVRREFDTEIVDQLPDDRITWRVVEGDTRQRGSVRFERLDDTHTRVELTMDVEPTGMAEKGADALGVIDRRVKGDLHRFKDYIEQRGGETGAWRGRIRPGDPGPVL; this is translated from the coding sequence ATGAGCACGGTGAAGGAAGCAGTGGACGTCGAGGTCCCCGTCCACACCGCCTACAACCAGTGGACGCAGTTCGAGGAGTTCCCGAAGTTCATGGAGGGCGTCGAGGAGGTGCGGCAGCTCGACGACCGGCACAACCACTGGACGACCAGGATCGGCGGGGTGCGACGCGAGTTCGACACCGAGATCGTCGACCAGTTGCCGGACGACCGGATCACCTGGCGGGTCGTCGAGGGCGACACCCGGCAACGGGGATCGGTCCGGTTCGAGCGGCTGGACGACACCCACACCCGCGTGGAGCTCACCATGGATGTCGAGCCCACCGGCATGGCCGAGAAGGGCGCGGACGCGCTCGGCGTGATCGACCGCCGGGTCAAGGGAGATCTGCACCGCTTCAAGGACTACATCGAACAGCGCGGCGGAGAGACCGGCGCCTGGCGCGGACGTATCCGGCCCGGGGACCCCGGCCCCGTCCTCTGA
- a CDS encoding thiamine pyrophosphate-requiring protein, translating to MSQKVSDHILERLREWGVEYVFAYPGDGINALLAAWGRADDNPRFIQSRHEEMSAFEAVGYAKFSGKVGVCAATSGPGAIHLLNGLYDAKLDHVPVVAIVGQTNRSAMGGSYQQEVDLVSLYKDVASDFCEMVTVPEQLPNVLDRAMRTAMARRSVTAVIIPADVQELDYSPPGHAFKMVPSSLGMPHYAPVPADEDLTRAAEVLNAGEKVAVLVGQGARGARQEVMAVADRLGAGVAKALLGKDALDDDLPYVTGSIGLLGTRPSYELMTGCDTLLVIGSSFPYTQFLPEFGQARAVQIDIDPHMVGLRYPFEVNLVGDARETLTRLLPLLDAGKGGAKAGAKDESWRKKIEKDTARWWEVMQRRAAVDADPVNPEYVVHALNELLPENAMLSSDSGSAANWYARHLKLRGAMRGSLSGTLATMGPGVPYAIGAKFAHGDRPAIALVGDGAMQMNGMAELITIAKYYREWEDPRLVVAVLNNRDLNQVTWEMRAMEGAPQFLPSQSIPDIAYADVARLFGLDGIRVEKPGDVVGAWEAALAADRPCVLDFVTDPAVPPIPPHATLDQIEAAATSILKGDSDRADMVRQGFKAKVQEFLPGHRHRTDRPGAQDDT from the coding sequence ATGTCGCAGAAGGTCTCCGACCACATTCTCGAGCGCCTGCGCGAGTGGGGAGTGGAGTATGTCTTCGCCTACCCCGGCGACGGCATCAACGCCCTCCTCGCGGCCTGGGGCCGCGCCGACGACAACCCCCGGTTCATCCAGTCCCGCCACGAGGAGATGTCGGCCTTCGAAGCGGTCGGCTACGCCAAGTTCTCCGGCAAGGTCGGCGTCTGCGCCGCCACCTCCGGGCCCGGCGCCATCCACCTCCTCAACGGCCTGTACGACGCCAAGCTCGACCACGTGCCCGTCGTCGCGATCGTCGGGCAGACCAACCGCAGCGCCATGGGCGGCTCCTACCAGCAGGAAGTCGACCTGGTGAGCCTGTACAAGGACGTCGCCTCCGACTTCTGCGAGATGGTCACCGTCCCCGAGCAACTGCCCAACGTGCTGGACCGGGCGATGCGCACCGCGATGGCCCGCCGCTCGGTCACGGCCGTGATCATCCCCGCCGACGTGCAGGAACTCGACTACTCGCCGCCGGGACACGCCTTCAAAATGGTCCCCTCCAGCCTCGGCATGCCGCACTACGCGCCCGTGCCGGCCGACGAGGACCTCACGCGGGCCGCCGAGGTCCTCAACGCGGGCGAGAAGGTCGCCGTCCTGGTCGGGCAGGGCGCCCGCGGGGCCCGTCAGGAGGTCATGGCGGTCGCCGACCGGCTCGGCGCCGGCGTGGCCAAGGCACTGCTCGGCAAGGACGCCCTGGACGACGACCTGCCGTACGTCACCGGCTCCATCGGCCTGCTGGGCACCCGGCCGTCGTACGAGCTGATGACCGGCTGCGACACCCTCCTCGTCATCGGCTCGTCCTTCCCCTACACCCAGTTCCTGCCGGAGTTCGGGCAGGCGCGGGCCGTGCAGATCGACATCGACCCGCACATGGTCGGCCTGCGCTACCCCTTCGAGGTCAACCTCGTCGGCGACGCCCGCGAGACACTGACCCGCCTGCTGCCGCTCCTCGACGCGGGGAAGGGCGGGGCGAAGGCGGGGGCGAAGGACGAGAGCTGGCGCAAGAAGATCGAGAAGGACACCGCCCGCTGGTGGGAGGTCATGCAGCGGCGCGCCGCCGTCGACGCCGACCCGGTCAACCCCGAGTACGTCGTCCACGCGCTGAACGAACTGCTGCCGGAGAACGCGATGCTGTCCTCCGACTCCGGCTCCGCCGCCAACTGGTACGCCCGGCACCTGAAGCTGCGCGGCGCCATGCGCGGCTCGCTGTCCGGCACGCTCGCCACCATGGGGCCCGGGGTGCCGTACGCGATCGGCGCCAAGTTCGCGCACGGCGACCGCCCCGCGATCGCCCTCGTCGGCGACGGGGCGATGCAGATGAACGGCATGGCCGAGCTGATCACCATCGCCAAGTACTACCGGGAGTGGGAGGACCCGCGGCTCGTCGTGGCGGTGCTGAACAACCGGGACCTCAACCAGGTCACCTGGGAGATGCGCGCCATGGAGGGCGCCCCGCAGTTCCTGCCCTCCCAGTCGATCCCCGACATCGCCTACGCCGACGTCGCCCGCCTGTTCGGACTCGACGGCATCCGGGTCGAGAAGCCCGGCGACGTCGTCGGCGCGTGGGAGGCCGCGCTGGCCGCCGACCGGCCCTGCGTCCTGGACTTCGTGACCGACCCGGCCGTGCCGCCGATCCCGCCGCACGCCACCCTCGACCAGATCGAGGCCGCGGCGACCTCGATCCTCAAGGGCGACAGCGACCGCGCGGACATGGTCCGCCAGGGCTTCAAGGCCAAGGTGCAGGAGTTCCTGCCCGGCCACCGCCACCGCACGGACCGGCCCGGCGCACAGGACGACACATGA
- a CDS encoding FAD-binding and (Fe-S)-binding domain-containing protein: MSRNGLAAALAAEVDAEVRFDAGSRGAYATDGSNYRQVPIGVVVPRSVEAAARAVQVCARFDAPVLSRGGGTSLAGQSTNTAVVVDWSKYCDRLVAVDPDARTCVVEPGIVLDALNGRLSDHRLQFGPKPSTHSHCALGGMIGNNSCGASAQAYGKTVDNVRRLEVLTYDGARMWVGPTSKAERARIAAEGGRRAELYAGLDGLVAEYLPDIRRGYPKIPRRVSGYNLDSLLPENGFDVARALVGSEGTLVTVLHAELDLVPVPAYQSLLVLGYDDICAAADDVPRLLEHCDPGQLEALDGRMAQLMREEGAYLTSLNALPDGDSWLMLQFGGDSQDAVDEQAHALLRALDRTEKDTDVAFSDDPEREQRMLKAREAGLGVTARPPDDRETWEGWEDSAVPPERLGDYLRDLKKLFGEFDYDHPSLYGHFGQGCVHTRIPFGLRTADGVAHFRRFVERAADLVASYGGSLSGEHGDGQSRGELLTRMFGERLVGAFGELKALFDPGNRMNPGKVVHPNPVDGQLRLGPSWRPATPATHFDFPEDDHSFNRAVMRCVGIGNCRGHSGGVMCPSYRATREEEHSTRGRARLLFEMLDGHADSAVTNGWRSTEVHDALDLCLACKGCKSDCPTGVDMATLKAEFLSHHFEGRMRPAAHYSMGWLPLWARLSRFAPGLVNSALQAPGLERAGKRLAGVDEARQAPVFARRSFPQWWQRHAYAEEPDPADPRTVVLWPDTFTSYFHPSIAVAAVRVLEDAGFRVAVPTEPVCCGLTWISTGQLPVARKVLSRTLHVLRPYLEAGTPVIGLEPSCTAVFRSDAPELMPADQDVQRLAGQVRTFAEHLVQHAPADWHPPQLARHATVQTHCHQHAIMKFDADRELMRRAHLNADVLDEGCCGLAGNFGFERGHHEISMAVAEQGVLPAVRAAAPDSLLLADGFSCRTQIEQGGTGRRALHLAEALALGLDGPLPGERPERLAVRPDPPSRAARWATTAGAAALTSAAATVAGRAALRSLHRP; the protein is encoded by the coding sequence ATGAGTCGCAACGGACTGGCCGCGGCACTGGCCGCGGAGGTGGACGCCGAGGTCAGGTTCGACGCGGGCAGCAGGGGCGCGTACGCCACCGACGGATCCAACTACCGGCAGGTGCCGATCGGCGTCGTGGTGCCGCGCTCGGTGGAGGCGGCGGCGCGGGCCGTGCAGGTGTGCGCCCGTTTCGACGCCCCGGTCCTGTCGCGGGGCGGCGGCACGAGCCTCGCGGGCCAGTCGACGAACACGGCGGTGGTCGTCGACTGGAGCAAGTACTGCGACAGACTGGTCGCCGTCGATCCCGACGCCCGGACCTGCGTGGTCGAGCCGGGCATCGTGCTGGACGCGCTCAACGGGCGGCTGTCGGACCACAGACTCCAGTTCGGGCCGAAGCCCTCGACGCACAGCCACTGCGCCCTGGGCGGCATGATCGGCAACAACTCGTGCGGCGCGTCCGCGCAGGCGTACGGCAAGACCGTCGACAACGTGCGCCGCCTGGAGGTGCTCACCTACGACGGCGCCCGCATGTGGGTCGGTCCGACGTCGAAGGCCGAACGGGCGCGGATCGCCGCCGAGGGCGGCCGCCGCGCCGAGCTGTACGCCGGGCTGGACGGCCTCGTCGCCGAGTACCTCCCCGACATCCGGCGCGGCTACCCGAAGATCCCCCGCCGGGTCTCCGGCTACAACCTCGACTCCCTGCTGCCCGAGAACGGCTTCGACGTGGCCAGGGCGCTGGTCGGCAGCGAGGGCACCCTGGTGACCGTCCTGCACGCCGAGCTCGACCTGGTGCCGGTGCCCGCGTACCAGTCGCTGCTGGTCCTCGGCTACGACGACATCTGCGCCGCCGCCGACGACGTCCCCCGACTGCTGGAGCACTGCGACCCCGGACAGCTGGAGGCCCTGGACGGGCGGATGGCCCAGCTGATGCGCGAGGAGGGCGCCTATCTGACCTCCCTCAACGCGCTGCCGGACGGCGACAGTTGGCTGATGCTGCAGTTCGGCGGCGACAGCCAGGACGCCGTCGACGAACAGGCGCACGCCCTGCTGCGCGCCCTCGACCGGACCGAGAAGGACACCGACGTCGCGTTCTCCGACGACCCCGAGCGTGAGCAGCGGATGCTCAAGGCCCGCGAGGCCGGGCTCGGGGTCACCGCCCGCCCGCCCGACGACCGGGAGACCTGGGAGGGCTGGGAGGACTCCGCCGTCCCGCCCGAACGGCTCGGCGACTATCTGCGGGACCTGAAGAAACTGTTCGGGGAGTTCGACTACGACCACCCGTCGCTGTACGGGCACTTCGGGCAGGGCTGCGTCCACACCCGCATCCCGTTCGGGCTGCGGACCGCCGACGGCGTGGCCCACTTCCGGCGCTTCGTGGAGCGGGCCGCCGACCTCGTCGCCTCCTACGGCGGCTCCCTGTCGGGCGAGCACGGCGACGGGCAGTCCCGGGGCGAGCTGCTCACCCGTATGTTCGGCGAGCGACTGGTGGGCGCGTTCGGCGAGCTGAAGGCGCTGTTCGACCCCGGGAACCGGATGAACCCGGGCAAGGTCGTCCACCCCAATCCGGTCGACGGGCAGCTGCGCCTCGGACCCTCCTGGCGACCGGCGACTCCCGCGACGCACTTCGACTTCCCCGAGGACGACCACTCCTTCAACCGGGCGGTGATGCGCTGCGTCGGCATCGGCAACTGCCGCGGCCACTCCGGCGGCGTCATGTGCCCCTCCTACCGGGCCACCAGGGAGGAGGAGCACTCCACCCGCGGCCGGGCCCGGCTGCTGTTCGAGATGCTCGACGGGCACGCCGACTCGGCCGTCACGAACGGCTGGCGCTCCACCGAGGTGCACGACGCGCTCGATCTGTGTCTGGCCTGCAAGGGCTGCAAGTCGGACTGTCCGACCGGCGTCGACATGGCCACCCTCAAGGCGGAGTTCCTCTCCCACCACTTCGAGGGCCGGATGCGCCCGGCCGCCCACTACTCCATGGGCTGGCTCCCCCTCTGGGCGCGCCTGTCCCGGTTCGCCCCGGGGCTGGTCAACAGCGCATTGCAGGCGCCCGGACTGGAGCGGGCGGGCAAACGGCTGGCCGGTGTGGACGAGGCCCGGCAGGCGCCCGTGTTCGCCCGTCGCTCGTTCCCGCAGTGGTGGCAGCGGCACGCCTACGCCGAGGAGCCCGACCCGGCGGACCCCCGCACGGTCGTGCTGTGGCCCGACACCTTCACCTCCTACTTCCACCCCTCGATCGCCGTCGCGGCCGTACGCGTCCTGGAGGACGCCGGCTTCCGCGTCGCCGTGCCCACCGAGCCGGTGTGCTGCGGCCTGACCTGGATCTCCACCGGCCAACTGCCCGTCGCGCGCAAGGTGCTGAGCCGCACCCTGCACGTCCTGCGGCCCTATCTGGAGGCGGGCACCCCCGTCATCGGCCTCGAACCGTCCTGCACCGCAGTCTTCCGCTCCGACGCCCCCGAGCTGATGCCCGCCGACCAGGACGTGCAGCGGCTGGCCGGGCAGGTCCGCACCTTCGCCGAACACCTCGTCCAGCACGCGCCCGCCGACTGGCACCCCCCTCAGCTGGCCCGCCACGCGACCGTGCAGACCCACTGCCACCAGCACGCGATCATGAAGTTCGACGCCGACCGCGAGCTGATGCGCCGCGCCCACCTGAACGCCGACGTCCTCGACGAGGGCTGCTGCGGCCTCGCCGGGAACTTCGGCTTCGAACGCGGCCACCACGAGATCTCCATGGCCGTCGCCGAGCAGGGCGTCCTGCCCGCCGTCCGCGCGGCGGCCCCCGACAGTCTGCTGCTCGCCGACGGCTTCAGCTGCCGTACCCAGATCGAACAGGGCGGCACCGGACGGCGGGCCCTGCACCTGGCCGAAGCGCTGGCCCTCGGCCTGGACGGCCCGCTCCCGGGCGAGCGTCCCGAACGCCTGGCCGTACGCCCCGACCCGCCCTCCCGCGCGGCCCGCTGGGCGACCACCGCGGGCGCCGCCGCCCTCACGTCGGCCGCCGCGACCGTGGCCGGCCGAGCCGCCCTGCGCTCCCTGCACCGCCCCTAG
- a CDS encoding enolase C-terminal domain-like protein, whose protein sequence is MSDTPAVEQVGTAVFTVPTDAPEADGTLAWDSTTLVLATVDSAGVTGLGYTYAPAATARIVDDLLAGVVTGSPALDVPRMNEAMHRAVRNAGLPGVAAQAIAAVDIALWDCKARLLGLPLVRLLGAARDEVPVYGSGGFTTYDDDRQERQLRGWAEEDGIPRVKIKIAESWGTREDRDRRRVARARAVIGDDTELYVDANGGYGAKQAVRVGRALADEGVTWFEEPVSSDHLTTLAAIRAQVPQDVTAGEYGYTLPYFEHMLAAGAVDCLQADATRCGGLTVWLRAAALAQARGLEISGHCAPHAHAHAAAAVPNLRHLEWFHDHVRIERILFDGTLTPDGGALTPGTDAAPGLGLTLATQRAEPYRAA, encoded by the coding sequence ATGAGCGACACCCCGGCCGTGGAACAGGTGGGCACCGCCGTCTTCACCGTTCCCACCGACGCCCCCGAGGCGGACGGCACCCTCGCCTGGGACAGCACGACCCTGGTCCTGGCGACCGTCGACTCGGCGGGCGTCACCGGCCTCGGCTACACCTACGCGCCCGCGGCGACGGCGCGCATCGTCGACGACCTGCTCGCCGGCGTCGTCACCGGCTCCCCCGCGCTCGACGTGCCGCGCATGAACGAGGCCATGCACCGCGCGGTCCGCAACGCCGGCCTGCCCGGCGTGGCCGCACAGGCCATCGCCGCCGTGGACATCGCGCTGTGGGACTGCAAGGCGCGTCTGCTCGGCCTGCCCCTCGTCCGCCTGCTGGGCGCGGCCCGCGACGAGGTGCCGGTCTACGGCAGCGGCGGCTTCACCACCTACGACGACGACCGGCAGGAACGGCAACTGCGCGGCTGGGCCGAGGAGGACGGCATCCCCCGCGTCAAGATCAAGATCGCGGAGTCGTGGGGAACCCGCGAGGACCGCGACCGGCGGCGCGTCGCCCGGGCCCGCGCCGTCATCGGCGACGACACCGAGCTCTACGTCGACGCCAACGGCGGCTACGGCGCCAAGCAGGCCGTACGGGTGGGCCGGGCGCTCGCCGACGAGGGCGTGACCTGGTTCGAGGAGCCCGTCTCCTCCGACCACCTGACCACCCTCGCCGCGATCCGCGCCCAGGTCCCCCAGGACGTGACGGCCGGCGAGTACGGCTACACCCTGCCCTACTTCGAGCACATGCTCGCCGCCGGAGCCGTGGACTGCCTCCAGGCAGACGCCACCCGCTGCGGCGGCCTCACCGTCTGGCTGCGCGCCGCCGCTCTCGCCCAGGCCCGCGGCCTCGAGATCTCCGGGCACTGCGCCCCGCACGCCCACGCGCACGCCGCCGCCGCGGTGCCCAACCTGCGCCACCTGGAGTGGTTCCACGACCACGTCCGCATCGAGCGCATCCTCTTCGACGGCACCCTCACCCCCGACGGCGGCGCCCTCACCCCCGGCACCGACGCCGCCCCCGGCCTCGGCCTCACCCTCGCCACCCAGCGAGCGGAGCCCTACCGGGCGGCCTGA
- a CDS encoding glycoside hydrolase family 15 protein encodes MKSTSFPPHAQHDYALLADGERGALVGPDGAVNWLCAPTWHDDAVFASLIGGRGGYAVTPRGRYVPGGYYEEGTLIWRSRWVTTDGVVECRDALAFPGEANRLILLRRLSAVDAPARVRVVLDPHGDYGRAPTSSPHRGEDGVWHLTSGHHRLRWQGAREATADAAGLTADLLLRPGDTRDLVLECSVSPLPRHLPRAEEAWAATERAWRAAVPPLKDTIAVGDARRAYAVLRGLTSHGGGMVASATTSLPERAEAGRNYDYRYVWIRDQSYAGQAAAAAGAPDLLDAAVRFVSARLAADGTRLAPAYTVHGNAVPGQRELDLPGYPGGFSLVGNHVSDQFQLDCFGEALLLFAAAERADRLDADAWKAAELAVRAIAERWREPDAGIWELDARQWTHSRLTCVAGLRALAAAAPRHPLADTCVRLAGTLLAAASAHCVHPDGHWQRAPDDPSVDAALLLPAVRGAVPADDPRTRATLAACRDRLAEDHFLYRFRHDERPLEEAEGAFLLCGFVMALAEHQQGRAVDAHRWFERGRGACGASGLYAEEFDIAQRRLRGNLPQAFVHALLLETAAGLTRS; translated from the coding sequence GTGAAGTCCACGTCCTTCCCGCCGCACGCGCAGCATGACTACGCGCTGCTCGCCGACGGCGAGCGCGGCGCTCTCGTCGGGCCCGACGGAGCCGTGAACTGGCTGTGCGCCCCGACCTGGCACGACGACGCCGTCTTCGCCTCCCTGATCGGCGGCCGCGGCGGCTACGCCGTCACCCCGCGCGGCCGTTACGTCCCCGGCGGCTACTACGAGGAGGGCACGCTGATCTGGCGCAGCCGCTGGGTCACCACCGACGGCGTCGTCGAGTGCCGGGACGCCCTCGCCTTCCCCGGCGAGGCCAACCGGCTGATCCTGCTGCGGCGCCTCAGCGCCGTCGACGCACCGGCCCGCGTCCGCGTCGTCCTCGACCCGCACGGCGACTACGGCCGCGCCCCGACGTCGTCCCCGCACCGCGGTGAGGACGGCGTCTGGCACCTCACCTCGGGCCACCACCGGCTGCGCTGGCAGGGCGCCCGGGAAGCCACCGCCGACGCGGCGGGCCTGACCGCCGACCTGCTGCTCAGGCCCGGCGACACCCGTGACCTCGTCCTGGAGTGCTCCGTCTCCCCGCTGCCCCGTCACCTCCCCCGGGCCGAGGAGGCATGGGCCGCGACCGAGCGGGCCTGGCGTGCGGCGGTACCCCCGCTGAAGGACACCATCGCCGTCGGCGACGCCCGGCGCGCGTACGCCGTGCTGCGGGGGCTGACCAGCCACGGCGGCGGCATGGTCGCCTCGGCCACCACCAGCCTCCCCGAACGCGCGGAAGCCGGCCGCAACTACGACTACCGGTACGTGTGGATCCGCGACCAGAGCTACGCCGGCCAGGCGGCGGCCGCCGCCGGCGCGCCCGACCTGCTCGACGCGGCCGTCCGGTTCGTCAGCGCGCGGCTCGCCGCCGACGGGACGCGCCTGGCCCCCGCCTACACCGTGCACGGCAACGCGGTGCCGGGGCAGCGGGAGCTGGACCTGCCCGGCTATCCCGGCGGCTTCAGCCTGGTCGGCAACCATGTGTCGGACCAGTTCCAGCTGGACTGCTTCGGGGAGGCGCTGCTGCTGTTCGCCGCCGCCGAGCGCGCGGACCGGCTGGACGCCGACGCCTGGAAGGCCGCCGAACTGGCGGTACGCGCCATCGCCGAACGGTGGCGTGAACCGGACGCCGGGATCTGGGAGCTGGACGCCCGGCAGTGGACCCACAGCCGCCTCACCTGCGTCGCCGGGCTGCGCGCCCTGGCCGCCGCTGCGCCCCGCCATCCCCTCGCCGACACCTGCGTCCGGCTCGCCGGCACGCTGCTCGCCGCCGCGTCCGCCCACTGCGTGCACCCCGACGGCCACTGGCAGCGCGCCCCGGACGACCCGTCGGTCGACGCGGCCCTGCTGCTGCCCGCCGTCCGCGGCGCCGTGCCCGCCGACGATCCCCGCACCCGAGCCACCCTCGCCGCCTGCCGCGACCGGCTGGCCGAGGACCACTTCCTCTACCGCTTCCGCCATGACGAACGCCCCCTGGAAGAGGCCGAGGGAGCGTTCCTGCTGTGCGGGTTCGTCATGGCGCTGGCCGAACACCAGCAGGGCCGCGCGGTCGACGCCCACCGCTGGTTCGAACGTGGCCGCGGCGCCTGCGGGGCGTCCGGTCTGTACGCCGAGGAGTTCGACATCGCCCAGCGGCGACTGCGCGGCAACCTCCCGCAGGCCTTCGTCCACGCCCTGCTGCTGGAGACGGCCGCCGGCCTCACCCGGAGCTGA